A DNA window from Zingiber officinale cultivar Zhangliang chromosome 3A, Zo_v1.1, whole genome shotgun sequence contains the following coding sequences:
- the LOC122053553 gene encoding MLO-like protein 7 — MILGFISLLLTFSQDQIAKICVPKAVADSMLPCRPDAESTGGNKRRLLALVLTESHLKRRILAAGGSVVECPPEKEQLITATGLHQLHILIFFLVVFHVVNSALIMVLGRAKVNLQ; from the exons ATGATTCTCGGCTTCATCTCCTTGCTGTTGACGTTTAGTCAGGACCAGATCGCGAAAATCTGCGTGCCAAAGGCAGTTGCAGATTCTATGCTGCCATGTCGCCCTGATGCAGAGTCAACTGGCGGAAATAAAAGGCGGCTGCTCGCGCTGGTGCTGACGGAGTCACACCTGAAGCGCAGGATTTTAGCTGCTGGTGGTTCAGTGGTTGAATGCCCCCCA GAAAAGGAGCAACTGATTACTGCCACAGGCTTGCACCAGTTGCACATTCTGATCTTCTTTTTGGTTGTGTTTCATGTGGTAAATAGTGCTCTTATAATGGTCCTTGGAAGAGCAAAGGTGAATCTGCAGTGA